A part of Miscanthus floridulus cultivar M001 chromosome 6, ASM1932011v1, whole genome shotgun sequence genomic DNA contains:
- the LOC136457033 gene encoding probable histidine kinase 3, giving the protein MTVTARGRSGGGAGMEEKCDAPGLGFLGLDRMCVLLPPLRLPEKLSASRTLRTHLFTNYRMRKVRDSSRWLIPLWVGIWVFIASLIYLRMSYQAVEKRRELLAIMCDDRARMLQDQLNVSMNHLQALAILVSTFHHSKTPSAIDQKTFAWYAERTAFERPLTSGVAYGVKVTHAEREQFERQQGWSIKKMYSSKTKKQSQGPGNAEDAEVREPAEEYAPVIFAQDAYKHVISFDLLSGADDRDNVLRARESGKGVLTAPFKLLNNRLGVISTYAVYKYELPPNARPQERIQAAIGYLGGIFDIEALVDKSLHQLAGKQSIMVNVYDTTNEKPISMYGSNDTGSGMCKVSTLNFGDPTRKHEMHCRFIQSPPWPWLAITTSIGIFVIGLLVGYIIYATAKRIARVEDDFQEMSLLKKRAEDADIAKSQFLATVSHEIRTPMNGVLGMLQMLMDTDLDTTQQDYVRTAQASGKALVSLINEVLDQAKIESGKLELEAVPFDLRTVCDDILSLFCGKAQEKGLELAVFVSDQVPQTLIGDPGRIRQIITNLVGNSIKFTEKGHIYLTVHVVEEIMHCLEVETGTQYANTLSGYPVANRKRSWENFRLFSRELSSSEMPFATVASDSISLIISVEDTGVGIPSDAQSRVFTPFMQVGPSIARIHGGTGIGLSISKCLVGLMKGEIGFASKPQVGSTFTFTAVLMRAHSSVNENKSLEFKEINALVVDHRPVRAKVTKYHLQRLGVHNELITDLGQYISKINCGSQIAKLVLIDKETWLKESHSMPLLVTKLRNKDQPDSTKLFLLENPKSSVKSNSHIFREYNLNVIMKPLRASMLQVSLQRALGGIDKLHCRNGVVGNSTLGSLLHKKQIIVVDDNTVNLKVAAGALKKYGAEVTCADSGKKAITLLKPPHSFDACFMDIQMPEMDGFEATRRIRVMERDLNEQIERGEAPPECAGVRQWRTPILAMTADVIQATHEQCLKSEMDGYVSKPFEGEQLYREVARFFLNQDQVQ; this is encoded by the exons ATGACCGTTACGGCGCGCgggaggagcggcggcggggCCGGGATGGAGGAGAAGTGCGACGCGCCGGGGCTCGGCTTCCTGGGCCTCGACCGGATGTGCGTCCTCCTGCCGCCGCTCCGCCTGCCGGAGAAGCTGTCGGCCAGCAGGACGCTGCGGACGCACCTCTTCACCAACTACCGGATGCGCAAGGTGCGGGACAGCTCCAGGTGGCTCATCCCGCTCTGGGTCGGCATCTGGGTCTTCATCGCCTCCCTCATCTACCTCCGGATGAGCTACCAGGCCGTCGAGAAGCGCCGGGAGTTGCTCGCCATCATGTGCGACGACCGCGCGCGCATGCTCCAGGACCAGTTGAACGTCAGCATGAACCACCTCCAGGCGCTCGCCATCCTCGTCTCCACCTTCCACCACTCCAAGACACCCTCCGCCATCGACCAG AAAACGTTCGCCTGGTACGCAGAGAGGACGGCGTTCGAGCGGCCGCTCACGAGCGGGGTCGCGTACGGGGTGAAGGTCACGCACGCCGAGCGGGAGCAGTTCGAGCGCCAGCAGGGATGGAGCATCAAGAAGATGTACTCCTCCAAGACCAAGAAGCAGTCGCAGGGACCAGGAAACGCCGAGGACGCCGAGGTGCGGGAGCCGGCGGAGGAGTATGCTCCCGTAATCTTCGCGCAGGACGCCTACAAGCACGTCATCTCCTTCGACTTGCTATCCGGCGCC GATGACCGCGACAACGTGCTCCGAGCTAGAGAATCTGGGAAGGGTGTTCTTACTGCTCCTTTCAAGCTGCTCAATAATCGCCTCGGAGTGATCTCCACCTACGCTGTGTACAAGTATGAGCTTCCCCCAAATGCCAGGCCACAGGAGCGCATTCAGGCTGCTATAGG CTATTTAGGTGGCATATTTGACATTGAAGCGCTTGTTGATAAGTCGCTTCACCAGCTCGCGGGCAAGCAATCCATCATGGTGAACGTGTATGATACTACTAATGAGAAACCGATCAGTATGTATGGTTCGAATGATACAGGCAGTGGCATGTGCAAGGTCAGCACACTGAACTTTGGTGACCCGACAAGGAAGCATGAGATGCACTGCAG GTTCATTCAGAGCCCACCTTGGCCTTGGCTGGCAATAACGACATCAATTGGAATTTTTGTGATTGGTTTACTGGTTGGATACATAATTTATGCTACTGCCAAACGGATTGCCAGAGTTGAAGATGACTTTCAGGAGATGAGTCTGCTCAAGAAGCGCGCAGAGGATGCAGATATTGCCAAGTCACAG TTCTTGGCTACTGTTTCTCATGAGATTAGAACTCCAATGAATGGTGTTCTAG GGATGCTCCAAATGCTCATGGATACTGATTTGGACACAACACAACAAGACTATGTTAGAACCGCACAAGCCAGTGGCAAAGCTTTGGTATCTCTCATCAATGAGGTTCTTGATCAGGCAAAGATCGAGTCTGGTAAACTTGAGCTTGAGGCAGTACCCTTTGATCTTAGAACAGTTTGTGATGACATTTTGTCTCTCTTCTGTGGGAAAGCTCAGGAGAAAGGACTGGAG TTGGCAGTGTTTGTTTCTGACCAAGTTCCACAAACACTAATTGGCGATCCTGGCAGAATAAGGCAAATCATTACAAATCTTGTCGGAAACTCTATAAAA TTCACAGAGAAGGGTCATATCTACTTGACTGTTCATGTCGTTGAGGAGATTATGCATTGTTTGGAGGTTGAGACCGGAACTCAATATGCAAATACCTTAAGTGGGTACCCAGTGGCAAACAGGAAGCGCAGTTGGGAAAACTTTCGACTTTTTAGTAGGGAACTGAGCTCATCCGAGATGCCTTTTGCAACCGTTGCATCGGACTCAATAAGCTTGATAATATCAGTTGAAGATACGGGTGTTGGAATCCCGTCCGATGCTCAGTCCCGtgtcttcacccctttcatgcaAGTAGGTCCATCCATTGCTCGCATCCATGGGGGCACTGGCATTGGATTAAGCATCAGCAAATGCTTGGTCGGCCTCATGAAGGGAGAGATTGGATTTGCAAGTAAACCCCAAGTCGGTTCTACTTTCACCTTCACTGCGGTGCTTATGAGGGCCCATTCCAGCGTAAACGAGAATAAATCGTTAGAGTTTAAAGAGATCAATGCATTGGTGGTAGATCATAGACCGGTCCGTGCGAAGGTTACTAAGTACCATTTGCAGAGATTGGGAGTTCACAACGAATTGATAACTGACCTAGGTCAGtacatttctaaaattaattgtggATCACAGATTGCAAAGCTTGTGCTCATTGACAAAGAAACCTGGCTGAAGGAATCCCACTCTATGCCTCTTTTGGTTACTAAATTGAGGAACAAAGATCAACCAGACTCTACAAAGTTATTTCTTTTGGAGAACCCTAAAAGTTCTGTCAAAAGCAATTCTCATATATTCAGGGAATATAACTTGAATGTAATTATGAAGCCACTTCGTGCAAGCATGCTTCAGGTTTCCCTACAAAGAGCATTGGGTGGGATAGATAAACTGCATTGCAGGAATGGGGTAGTTGGCAATTCAACACTGGGCAGCCTTCTTCACAAGAAACAAATCATAGTGGTTGATGACAACACTGTAAATCTCAAGGTTGCTGCAGGCGCTCTGAAGAAATATGGCGCAGAAGTAACTTGTGCTGATAGTGGGAAGAAAGCAATCACACTGCTGAAACCTCCTCACAGTTTTGATGCTTGTTTCATGGACATACAGATGCCCGAAATGGATGG atttgaagccacaAGAAGGATTAGAGTGATGGAAAGAGATCTAAATGAGCAAATAGAACGTGGAGAAGCCCCACCGGAATGCGCAGGGGTCCGGCAGTGGCGAACTCCAATATTAGCCATGACAGCAGATGTTATCCAGGCGACACACGAACAATGCTTAAAATCTGAAATGGACGGTTATGTTTCCAAGCCATTCGAGGGCGAGCAACTGTACAGAGAAGTAGCTCGCTTTTTCCTAAATCAAGACCAAGTTCAGTAG